The Oncorhynchus mykiss isolate Arlee chromosome 5, USDA_OmykA_1.1, whole genome shotgun sequence DNA window AATTTTGTATTACTGATACTTTAGTAAAATGAATAGGGTCTAAAAGTAGTTTAGAAATGGTTAATtaatagtttatatagagtttatactTTTATTATAAATTGTTACTAATAATCAGTTACACTTGTCGGAATTGTGAGATTGTCGCTTGGTCCCAACATGTATTTTAATTGCGTATGACTACAGTTTTTTAAATTCTGACTTTAATGTATTTTGAAATAATAAAAGCTGCAAAGTTTGCAATGTTTTCTCCTAATTTAGACATACGTTTCACACAGTCTGTTGTACCACCGCCGTTGGAGAGCAAGCATCCTGGCCATATGCCTTTCCACACTTTCTCCAGCAAATTAGAttttccttctccctcttcaCAAAATATTATCATGGAACAGTGTGATCCAATGTCATTCAAAGACAATCGATGGATGGAAAACTGACCAATGAGATTGCTCTAACATTTTGATTTTTCAGGTCCTTCCCTGTGATTGGCATACTTCCATGAAGAAGTATCCGCCTCTAAGCCTCTTATAGGCTGTGTTTCGCGGCTTTCTTGCAAGTCATTTGAATACGGATGGTCGTGGTCGTGGTCGCGGTTTCTAATGACTTCTCATTCAAAGGATCGTGCAGACACAATGGATGGACTTTACGAATAGGAATTTCATGTTCCGAAAACACTGATCGTTATTATTTGTGTGCATTTTGCACTTATTTCCAAGGATAATTTTTGAAGGATTATTGTCTTTCATCTGCTTTTATTTTCCAAAAACGTGGAATCTTTTTATTAGATACAAATAGTGTTTATACTGTTACAATTCGATTTTTTTTTCCCAGTTGGGGTAAGTTGAtcacaatacagatgtaggatcttaatttgatcactcttttttGTTTCTGTGAATTTGTAGTGTATTCATGGTTTATAacggcttctaaagtttgtaatttccactttaaagtGCCCTAACGAAAATTGTCAAAATGTtgatgaattataatccacataataattcacatttcctgttgctgcaggattatttccctACTGTAGCGAACTGTATGTTAAGATCTGTATGTTCACTGTGAGCCTGATTATTTGTAACAAGGAAACATTCTGGGAATGTGAAACGTTCAAAACAAAAGTGTTATGTAATGCATTTGACCTATAAATGACAGGGCTTTGAGGGTTGCGCTTTGAGTGAAGGCAAAAACAATTTCATGATGACAGATCTTAACCTTTACTTAATGATGACAGATCTAAACTTTTACCAACAACAAAATATTTCCATAATCACCTTTAGCAATCCCAGACACTCATATCGGATATAATTTAATGTGATGTGAAACTTTAAATAGACTTTAACTGTGTTATTGTTTTTGCTCTAGTctgcagcatggtctatataactaCTTGTCTGGCATGCATTAGCCTTCATTACTCACCAGTGTTATGACTGAGTGTGGTTCAACCCAGCAGAGTTCTATTCTCATAATAAGAGTGCATGAGTCAAGAGTAATAAACTGTGCCAGGGGGTGTGGGTTGGGCTGTGTTTACCCTGTCTGGGCTACAGATAGATGGTTACAGTAGACTGGGGAACAGACAAACAGGGTGGGGATATGTGTGGGAATGAGATTTCTTAGAAACAACACCCATCTTATTTTATGACCGTATTTGCTTCTCTATCAGATGTTCAGTTCTTTTTTTTCTAGGCTATGGAACAGGCAAAACAGGGTGGGACATGAGGTTTATTATTCCTTCCGTCTTATAAACAGCATCCACTCTTATATTTCCAAGATGGATACAGCATAGTATAGCTGTTTTATTTCATAACTCTGGTATAGTTGCTTCTCTATCAGAtagatagttagatagatagatagttctTATCTGTTTCCACTTAACCCTTATGATCCATTTTCATCCCCCCCGTCAGGCTGTGGTGTAGTGTCAGCCTGTTGGTCAGTCAGAGAATGTCAGTTTCATTCAAATGTAGAAGGCTTTAGTAGGCCCGAGCTTtacttggtggggggggggggggggggggggggggggggggggattgcttGAAAACGTCTATCGCCGGGTAGATCATCAGCTCCTGTTATAGCAGGTCACCATCATTAATgtggcctctctgtctgtccagacTAGAGAATAAAGTACCTTTAATCTCTTAACAGTTTTAAGGAAGCCagcagggagaggaaggggatgtGCCAGGATGGCGGGTAAATGAGACAGTGGCATAAACAGGCTTATACCAGAATGTAGTAGAATCTGCAATAGTAAGGACATGAGACAGTGGCATAGTCAGGCTTATACCAGAATGTAGTAGAATCAGCAGTAGTAAGGACATGAGACAGTGGCATAGTCAGGCTTATACCAGAATGTAGTAGAATCAGCAGTAGTAAGGACATGAGACAGTGGCATAGTCAGGCTTATACCAGAATGTAGTAGAATCAGCAGTAGTAGGGACATGAGACAGTGGCATAGTCAGGCTTATACCAGAATGTAGTAGAATCAGCAGTAGTAAGGACATGAGACAGTGGCATAGTCAGGCTTATACCAGAATGTAGTAGAGTTAGAGTCAGCAGTAGTGGGTTAACACCATTAGGGTAAGTTATCACACACTTCCAGTAGTTATTACATAAAttccatttttaaaaaaatattttttaaaacacatgcgcacacacacacacacacactctctctctttcttgggGGAAATAACATTCAGTTGAAACCATGAAAAATAAAGTGTCCAGTTATGAGTTTAAGGGAAGAACAAAGGTTTGacattgtttttacattttaagtCTCTTTAACAGGTCAATATGCCTCCCACGACACCATACGCTGGCAAGTTCAGCCCCAGCCCTTACAACAACAACGACAATCTCCACAAATACCACCAGCCCATGGAAGCGAGCTACGGGGACATGTGCTACCATGACAACAGTCTTGTTTCAGGCTCCCTGGAGGCCCTAATACAACACTTAGTTCCCACAGTAGACTACTACCCTGACGTGAGTCTTATCTCTAGtccaacaaaaacataaacaatggAATCATACAAACATTTTTGGGGGTTATGAAAGGGGAAGACAATTAAGCTCATAAGGCTTAactgttatattcttcaagaacaAATGTGTATACTGTACAGTGGACTACTACTCTGACGTGTGTTGTTATCTCTGGTCCAAAATGCTCTCTCAGGGGGACTctaatgacaacaacaaaaacataaacaagggAGTAATACAAGCTGTTATGCCAAATAGGCTACGGTTATATTTCGGGTTGTGTACTTTGTCCATGCGTTATATTCTTGAAGAACAAATGGGTAGACTCACTCAGAATGTATATATCATTAACTGAAATGACCATTGAACAGCGGAAATGTGCCATATTGTGCTGGGTTGGTGTTGGGTTGACGACAACGTGAGTTGATGTTAACAATCTTTTTTCTTGTTCTCCATCAGAGGTCGTACGTCTTCACCTTCCTGCTGAGTTCCCGCCTCTTCCTCAACCCGTATGAGCTCATGTCTCGGGTGTGTCACCTGTGTGTGGAGCAGCATAGATCTGGAGACCTGCTGCTTGATAAggtagctaacacacacacacacacacacacacacacaaacagagacgcacccacccacacacacacacacacacagagatgcacccacccacacacacacaaacagagatgcaccccccccccccccacacacacacacacagagatgcacccccccccccccccccacacacacacacacacacacactagttctAAACAACCAGGAGTGGACACCCCCTCTTTACAGTCTGTCTAACACTGGCATGTCTTTCTCCTTGCTGTCTGTAGATCAGAATACGAGACGTCGCTCCAAAGATCGTGCAGCTGCTGACAGAGTGGACGGAGACATTTCCCTATGACTTcagagatgagaggatgatgCGCTGCCTGAAAGAGATGAGCCATCATCTGGCCAGAGGAGATGAGGTCAGTACCCTTATATAACCTCTGACTAACTGACTCATTAGAGATGACAGTCGACATGGCACCAGACATTTCATTTGACCAGCTATGGTTGCGTTTGACATCAGACACCTTTATTTATCACATATTGAGCTACAGGGCGCTGAGTTCATGTTGCCTTGTGCTGTTAGTCTTTTCATTAGGTGTGTTATTATGTTCACTTGTCGTTACGTCATAATATGTGTTGCCTGTTAGATGGCTCATATGTTTTACATCGGCGTGGATGGTGAGAATACACACCCACAACAAGTTCACAAGTTGCAGACTTCTATAATGAACTCAGCGCCCTCCTCGTTATATCAGCACAGACACAAATATACCTTGAtatgggtttctctctctctcttgatgttTTCTAATATCAGTACTTAAAGATTgtttccaaaacgctatatatccattttcagaaatgtggGTTTGTTTAAAAGAAATTATGAAAGtgattggtgtgttttttcactatcCAATCATGGCATGGGTTCAATGAcataaatgtatttgtttaaaatctatcgcttgatggtttcatttcagatagacaaataatcatgttttttgctaaatgctaTATATCCCCCTGACTCGCAGAGAAATAAGTAACAAGTATCAAATAACTACATCAAATGTATCAAATAACTACATTTTCAAATaatacatttgtgacatcaatatttaAAATGAGTAGTATGAGATTTTGTAGGTGAAACATTtgccatttgagtcatttagcagatgctgttatgcagagacttacagttagtgccttcatcttaagatagctatgtGAGACAACCACagatcacagtcaaatatacaggacaTGAACATCCCgttccagctaaacaatggataaaaaacattttcatacacatctaaaatctataaatagttatattttacacacacattaaggtacccataagcaatcatttctgatggTGAAAAAAAACCTGTGAAAAATGTGTGGatatagcattttggaaataaactatTCACTTGTATACAATGCATAGATTGATCTCTCGCTCGATGTTGTTTTACATCAGTACTCGTGGAGGGCCATGCAGCAGATGACTCAGCGGTTAATCCGAAGGTTGGCGGCCCTGGGTCAGTATGAGGAGGCTATCGCCACACTCAATGCCTCCGCAGCCGAGAGACCCGCTGCTCTGAAGACCAAACAGCACAACGGACAAAGGAGTGACGTACTGAGCATCAGTGACGATGCTTTTATTCTCGCCCAGCAGCTCACGCACATTGAACTGGTGAGGAGAGCACATACTGTAGAccgtactgtatactgtattcaTAATATGTGGTGTTCAGAGAAGTTCAGACTGAATGGCCGGTTCAACACTAAATTCATTAGAATTTAGTGTTGATTTAAAAGTACCCGTGATCGATCAATTAAAGTACCGTACTGTTAGAAATACAGTAGTGCTTTCGAAATATTTGCTTATTACAATTCTTACGTTTCCAATTCTAGGACAGATTGAGTTTTATCGGACCAGAAGAGTTCATCCAAGCCTTTGGTGTGAAAGATCCCCTGGACAACCATAAGGTAGGCCACATAACATTGTCCACTACCTTCCACATAACATTGTCCACTACCTTCCACATAACATTGTCCACTACCTTCCACATAACATTGTCCTCTACCTTCCACATAACATTGTCCACTACCTTCCACATAACATTGTCCTCTACCTTCCACATAACATTGTCCACTACCTTCCACATAACATTGTCCACTACCTTCCACATAACATTGTCCTCTACCTTCCACATAACATTGTCCACTACCTTCCACATAACATTGTCCTCTACCTTCCACATAACATTGTCTACTACCGTCCACATAACATTGTCCACTACCTTCCACATAACATTGTCCTCTACCTTCCACATAACATTGTCCACTACCGTCCACATAACATTGTCCACTCCCTTCCACATAACATTGTCCTCTACCTTCCACATAACATTGTCCACTACATGCCACATAACATTGTCCTCTACCTTCCACATAACATTGTCCACTACATGCCACATAACATTGTCCTCTACCTTCCACATAACATTGTCCTCTACCTTCCACATAACATTGTCCACTACATGCCACATAACATTGTCCTCTACCTTCCACATAACATTGTCCTCTACCTTCCACATAACATTGTCCACTACATGCCACATAACATTGTCCTCTACCTTCCACATAACATTGTCCTCTACCTTCCACATAACATTGTCCACTACATGCCACATAACATTGTCCTCTACCTTCCACATAACATTGTCCACTACCTTCCACATAACATTGTCCACTACCTTCCACATAACATTGTCCTCTACCTTCCACATAACATTGTCCTCTACCTTCCACATAACATTGTCCACTACCTTCCACATAACATTGTCCACTACCTTCCACATAACATTGTCCTCTACCTTCCACATAACATTGTCCTCTACCTTCCACATAACATTGTCCACTACCTTCCACATAACATTGTCCACTACCTTCCACATAACATTGTCCACTACCTTCCACATAACATTGTCTACTACCGTCCACATAACATTGTCCACTACCTTCCACATAACATTGTCCACTACATGCCACATAACATTGTCCACTACCTTCCACATAACATTGTCCACTACCTTCCACATAACATTGTCCACTACCTTCCACATAACATTGTCTACTACCGTCCACATAACATTGTCCACTACCTTCCACATAACATTGTCCTCTACCTTCCACATAACATTGTCCACTACCTTCCACATAACATTGTCCACTACCTTCCACATAACATTGTCCACTACCGTCCACATAACATTGTCCACTCCCTTCCACATAACATTGTCCACTACCTTCCACATAACATTGTCCTCTACCTTCCACATAACATTGTCCTCTACCTTCCACATAACATTGTCCACTACCTTCCACATAACATTGTCCACTACCTTCCACATAACATTGTCCACTACCTTCCACATAACATTGTCCACTACCTTCCACATAACATTGTCTACTACCGTCCACATAACATTGTCCACTACCTTCCACATAACATTGTCCTCTACCTTCCACATAACATTGTCCTCTACCTTCCATATAACTTTGTCCTCTACCTTCCACATAACATTGTCCACTACCTTCCACATAACATTGTCCTCTACCTTCCACATAACATTGTCCACTACCTTCCACATAACATTGTCCTCTACCTTCCACATAACATTGTCCTCTACCTTCCACATAACATTGTCCACTACCTTCCACATAACATTGTCCACTACCTTCCACATAACATTGTCCACTACCTTCCACATAACATTGTCCTCTACCTTCCACATAACATTGTCCACTACCGTCCACATAACATTGTCCACTACCGTCCACATAACATTGTCCACTACATGCCATATAACAGTGTCCACTACCTTCCACATAACATTGTCCACTACATGCCATATAACAGTGTCCACTACCTTCCACATAACATTGTCCACTACATGCCATATAACAGTGTCCACTACCGTCCACATAATATTGTCCACTACCTTCCACATAACATTGTCCACTACATGCCGTATAACATTGTCCACTACCTTCCACATAACATTGTCCACTACATGCCATATAACAGTGTCCACTACCTTCCACATAACATTGTCCACTCCCTTCCACATAACATTGTCCACTACATGCCATATAACATTGTCCACTACCTTCCACATAACATTGTCCACTACCTTCCACTGGTTACATAAGATACCATCTGTCAGTAATTATGGTGAGGCTACTGAATGGGTTGTGGCTGACTTCATTGTGTAAGTCCATTAAGAATTATCAACAGAGTACATCACAACAACTAGTCATGAACAGACTGGGAGAAACAACTCTAGCCCAGATATAGTTTACAAGAAAAGAAACAGAACTAATTGAAATGCTCCACCAACATATCCATCATGGATATCATACTAGAcaatcatttttaaaaatgttttattaaagtAACCTTGACCTGTCTTTCCCCTCAGAGTTTC harbors:
- the rasgef1bb gene encoding ras-GEF domain-containing family member 1B-B; protein product: MPPTTPYAGKFSPSPYNNNDNLHKYHQPMEASYGDMCYHDNSLVSGSLEALIQHLVPTVDYYPDRSYVFTFLLSSRLFLNPYELMSRVCHLCVEQHRSGDLLLDKIRIRDVAPKIVQLLTEWTETFPYDFRDERMMRCLKEMSHHLARGDEYSWRAMQQMTQRLIRRLAALGQYEEAIATLNASAAERPAALKTKQHNGQRSDVLSISDDAFILAQQLTHIELDRLSFIGPEEFIQAFGVKDPLDNHKSFFRKRKTTNLEAYVAWFNRLSYLVATEICMPVKKKHRARALEFFIDVARECFNIGNFNSLMAIITGMNMSPVSRLKKTWSKVNTDKFDILEHQMDPSSNFSNYRTALRGATQRSITAHSNQEKIVIPFFSLLIKDIYFLNEGCASRLSNGHVNFEKLWDLAKQVSEFLVWRQVTCPFERDRKILQYLVTTPVFTEDELHLASYESEGPENHMEKDSRRSLRSSLLHREHR